The following coding sequences lie in one Acropora palmata chromosome 3, jaAcrPala1.3, whole genome shotgun sequence genomic window:
- the LOC141875645 gene encoding cytochrome P450 27C1-like isoform X3, with protein sequence MNHAQILVQGSILAHALFSGCHGLPSLQCYKILCLDQLKPDSSLGKATSLYGGIQEDLEFSYVFRQRANKNFTFCIVFYIAAVGTVLFETRFGSFNKSPSLEAAKFLDSAHRLFRMVLKIFLFPAWIDKLYRFKSVQAFYDDLDILHNFGDMCIKKKMSEIQARLDKGDIREEDAAKFLTFLISREDISFKEITSNLIELLFPAIETTSFTTLWTLYSLARNPDVQKQLHDEVTSVLKPGEHATPAALQKMPFLRGCVKETLRMYPVAWENARFLDEDIIIEGYHIPPNDVV encoded by the exons ATGAACCATGCACAGATCCTTGTGCAGGGGAGCATTTTAGCACATGCATTGTTTTCTGGTTGTCATGGGTTACCATCACTTCAGTGTTATAAAATATTGTGCTTGGACCAACTCAAGCCAGATTCAAGTCTTGGCAAAGCAACATCCCTTTATGGAGGAATCCAAGAGGACCTGGAATTCTCTTATGTTTTTAGACAGagagcaaacaaaaattttacattttgtatTGTGTTTTATATTGCAGCAGTTGGAACAGTCCTCTTTGAAACACGATTTGGTTCTTTCAACAAGTCTCCATCATTAGAAGCTGCCAAGTTCCTTGATTCAGCTCACAGATTATTCAGAATGGTTTTGAAGATCTTCCTTTTTCCTGCATGGATTGACAAGTTGTACAGGTTTAAATCAGTCCAGGCATTCTATGATGACTTGGATATCTTGCACAATTTTGGTGACATGTGCATCAAGAAAAAGATGAGCGAAATTCAAGCAAGACTTGATAAGGGAGACATTAGGGAGGAAGATGCTGCCAAGTTCCTCACCTTTCTCATCAGCAGAGAGGACATAAGTTTCAAGGAAATAACATCAAATTTGATTGAGCTGCTGTTTCCGGCTATTGAAACA aCTTCCTTCACCACTTTGTGGACTTTATATTCGCTTGCAAGGAATCCTGATGTACAGAAACAACTTCACGATGAAGTGACATCAGTTTTGAAACCAGGAGAACATGCAACACCAGCTGCATTGCAGAAAATGCCATTTTTGCGAGGGTGTGTCAAAGAGACTCTAAG GATGTATCCAGTGGCGTGGGAGAATGCTCGCTTTCTCGATGAAGACATCATAATCGAGGGCTATCACATACCACCCAAT GACGTCGTGTAG
- the LOC141875645 gene encoding cytochrome P450 27C1-like isoform X1, whose product MNHAQILVQGSILAHALFSGCHGLPSLQCYKILCLDQLKPDSSLGKATSLYGGIQEDLEFSYVFRQRANKNFTFCIVFYIAAVGTVLFETRFGSFNKSPSLEAAKFLDSAHRLFRMVLKIFLFPAWIDKLYRFKSVQAFYDDLDILHNFGDMCIKKKMSEIQARLDKGDIREEDAAKFLTFLISREDISFKEITSNLIELLFPAIETTSFTTLWTLYSLARNPDVQKQLHDEVTSVLKPGEHATPAALQKMPFLRGCVKETLRMYPVAWENARFLDEDIIIEGYHIPPNTMIRIPLYAMGRDPEMFDDPQQYKPERWLRDDTQRSLYNAFASLPFGFGPRMCIGRRVAELEMHLFLSQASQNFWVESLNEVQPVITSILMPDKTVELRFVDR is encoded by the exons ATGAACCATGCACAGATCCTTGTGCAGGGGAGCATTTTAGCACATGCATTGTTTTCTGGTTGTCATGGGTTACCATCACTTCAGTGTTATAAAATATTGTGCTTGGACCAACTCAAGCCAGATTCAAGTCTTGGCAAAGCAACATCCCTTTATGGAGGAATCCAAGAGGACCTGGAATTCTCTTATGTTTTTAGACAGagagcaaacaaaaattttacattttgtatTGTGTTTTATATTGCAGCAGTTGGAACAGTCCTCTTTGAAACACGATTTGGTTCTTTCAACAAGTCTCCATCATTAGAAGCTGCCAAGTTCCTTGATTCAGCTCACAGATTATTCAGAATGGTTTTGAAGATCTTCCTTTTTCCTGCATGGATTGACAAGTTGTACAGGTTTAAATCAGTCCAGGCATTCTATGATGACTTGGATATCTTGCACAATTTTGGTGACATGTGCATCAAGAAAAAGATGAGCGAAATTCAAGCAAGACTTGATAAGGGAGACATTAGGGAGGAAGATGCTGCCAAGTTCCTCACCTTTCTCATCAGCAGAGAGGACATAAGTTTCAAGGAAATAACATCAAATTTGATTGAGCTGCTGTTTCCGGCTATTGAAACA aCTTCCTTCACCACTTTGTGGACTTTATATTCGCTTGCAAGGAATCCTGATGTACAGAAACAACTTCACGATGAAGTGACATCAGTTTTGAAACCAGGAGAACATGCAACACCAGCTGCATTGCAGAAAATGCCATTTTTGCGAGGGTGTGTCAAAGAGACTCTAAG GATGTATCCAGTGGCGTGGGAGAATGCTCGCTTTCTCGATGAAGACATCATAATCGAGGGCTATCACATACCACCCAAT ACAATGATTCGCATTCCACTGTATGCCATGGGCCGCGATCCAGAAATGTTCGATGACCCCCAACAATATAAACCTGAGCGTTGGTTGAGAGACGATACTCAAAGATCTCTATATAACGCGTTTGCCTCGCTGCCATTTGGATTTGGCCCTCGCATGTGCATTG GACGTCGTGTAGCTGAATTGGAAATGCATCTCTTTCTTTCACAG GCGTCGCAGAACTTCTGGGTGGAGTCTCTGAATGAAGTCCAACCAGTGATCACGTCAATTTTGATGCCAGACAAGACTGTCGAGTTGCGATTTGTAGATCGTTGA